The genome window AGCACATGTCTGTTCGTTCGGAGGAAAAGCCCGAGTTAGAAAAACTTCTTGACCGTTGCCCAATCccaatcaaagaaaaggcaACAGATCCTTTAGCAAAATCCAACATATTGCTTCAAGTTTATATTTCGAAATTGAAGTTAGAAGGCTTTGCATTGAACGCAgatatgatatatatatctcaaAGTGCAGGAAGACTTTTCAGGGCTCTTTATGAAATATGTTTAAGGAAAGGATGGCCTCGACTCACAAAAATGCTCTTAACGATCTGCAAATGTATAGAGAATAGAATGTGGCCTACAAACTCTCCTTTCAGACAATTCAAAAAATGCCCTACCGATATCATTAAGCGTGCTGAAGCATCTGGTTTGCCTTGGATTGATATACTTAACATAAAAACCCCACACGAAGCTGGTGAAGTACTTAGAGCTCCACAATTCGGAAAAGTCGCCTTTGATCTCATCCAACGTTTTCCTAAGATCGAAATTAGTTGCAATATGCAACCTATTACCAATTCTTTAATTCAGTTTGAACTTGAAATCATACCTTCATGGCTGTGGGATTTTAGTGTTTCAGGCTCATTAGAACCCTTCCTCgttcttgttgaagataCAGATGGTGAGGAAATCCTATACCAAGATAACATACGGGTCACCAAGGATAATATCAACTCATCAATTTATCTAGAGTTTGTcatattcttgaaaaagtcAATGCTACCTCCAAACTACTTTGTATCCGTGATTTCTGAGAAATGGCTAAATTGCGAGTATAAAATCCCGATTATTTTTGACACAATGAAACTTCCCAAACAATTTCCCGCTCCATTATTATCGAATGGCACTCCACTAAGAGAAGTGAAAGATCTCCAAGTAGATGAATTCTCTAATCTCTATAAGTTTCGATTTTTCAACCGAATCCAGAGTATGGTATTTGATACCCTGTATCATGATACCGAAAGTACGTTAATCTGTGCCCCCAAAGACTCaggaaaaacaacaatgaTAGAGTTGGCTTTATTGAATCATTGGAGAAAAGGTAGAGGCCGTGCTCTTTATATCTGTCCATCCAAAGATAAGGTAGAAGAATTAAcgaagaattggaagaaacGATTCTCGCATATAGCAGGAGGGAAAATTATCAATTGCCTATCAGAAAATCTTCAGCAGAATGTTAAAACTCTAGCCCAGTCACATCTAGTGCTTGCAACCCCTGAGGAATTCAACTATATTTCTCGTAGATGGCCacagagaaaaaatatcaaatcGATCGAACTAGCAATATTCGATGATATTCACGAAATTGGTAATGGAATAAAAGGAGCCATTTATGAAATTGTTATTACGAGAATGGTATTTATTTCGACACAATTGGAGCAACAATTGCGAGTTGTTGCTTTGGGAGCTTCGCTTGCAAATGCCAAAGATCTTGGTGAGTGGATTGGTGTTAAAAAGGCAAATGTGTTTAACTTTGCAGCTAGAGACAGGCAGATTCCATTGAAAGTTGAAATAGAAACCAGTAACTCTAATGAGAATCCATCTAGTAATCGCAAAGTTCTCGTTGACAGTATTAAGACAATTTCTTCAAGCCCTGTATCTGATATTACTACCACAATTTTTGTTGCTGATAGAAACCAATGTCTAAGTGTATCTACGGAGTTAATTAAGATCTCTACTTCAGCAGCGATAGATCTACTCAGAACTGATATGGATAGTATATCTGCATATCTAAACAGACTACAAGGTTCACATATCGCAGcctttcttcaaaaaggTGTAGGAGTTCTTTACGAAGGAATGTCATCATCTGATAGAAGAATCATCCAGAAACTTCATGATTACAACGTACTTTCGCTTTTAGTATGTAGCAGGCAATGTTGTGCTGAAGCTCCTGTATCGAACAATATTGTTATCGCAACCACTAATTATTTCGAGGGTAAAGAGAACCGATACATCGACTATTCGAtaaattcaattcttgaTATGGTAGGAGCTTTAAAAGAACCGTCTGACGGAAGCCCTTCTCATGTCAAGTTAGTAACGACCAGTCAACGGAAAGATTTCTATAAAAAGTTTCTGTTAGAGGGATTACCTATTGAAAgttttgttccttttcaaattgTCGAACTTCTTTCCAGTGAGATAGCCAATGAAACTCTTGAAACAAAGCAAGACTGCATAGATTTATTGACATACACATACCTTTATCGAAGAATCCATGCCAATCCAAGCTTTTATGGAGTTAAGGAAGTAAATTCAGAAGGTATCTCTTTGTATTTGACAGAAttagttgaagaagcagtCAATCTAATGAGCGAATCCGATCTTCTGACTATTAATGAAGTGAATGAAAAAGCGGATGATGTTGAGGAAAAGATATATCCAACTAATGCATGCATAATTTCAGGATATCATAATGTGTACTATGAGTCAATGTGTCAGTTCAGCAAAAGTGCTTCGGGATCCTTGCGGCTACGTGATTTGCTGGAGTTACTAGCTTCCagttttgaatttcaatCTTTACCAATTAGAGCAAATGATATACCaacattaaaaaaattatacGAACTTGCTCCTTTAAAGTTATCCTCAGAGCTTGACACAAGATCTACTAAGACGAAggttttcattttattacAGGCCTATTTCTCGGGCTTACGTTTACCTCCTGATTTGTCATATGATACAACTAATATCCTAAAAGTAGCGCCAGCCTTAGCAAGCGCAATGGTGGACGTTTTATCTGCCAATGGGCTCTTGAACGCAACAGTGGCGATGGATCTCAGTCAAATGATAGTACAGGGTGTCTGGGATACAGATTCACCCCTAAAGCAAATAccatttttcaatgaagaGATATTACAAAAATGTAAAGAATTCGGGGTCCAAACAGTTTATGATGTTATGTCTCtagaagatgaggaaagGGAAAATATTTTAACTTTGCCAGAGCCTGAATTGAATAAGGTGGCTGAATTTGTGAATAATTATCCAAATATAGAAATAAACTGTGATTTTGATAATACGAATCCATTAAAACCTTCCGAATCTAGGATCTTGGCAGTTACAGTTACCAGAGATGAAGATCCAGAGACTCTTGATGTCGTATCAAAATCATTACCTTATAAGAAACCAGAAAGTTGGTGGCTTTTCGTGGGTGATAAAAAAACGAGTCATATATACAGCATTAAAAAGGTGACTTTAGGAAAGATTTCTCAGAAATTTGAGTTAGAAATTgaattagaagaagttggTAGTTATGAACTTACATTATGGTGCGTTTGTGATTCGTATTTGGATGTAGATAAAGAGCTATCATTCAATGTCACAGTTTCAACTTGATGTCTCCATGTATTgattgttttcaaaattttatAGATTTCTGAAACTATTTTCCATTACAAATGTATTATATACTTAGTATTTGATTAATCCTTCATTTCGATGTCTCCATCATTGTCTTTCTGCTCCTCCTCATCGGGCTCAGTAAATCCATTAtgttgcttctttttttggttttcttgaTGTTCAAGTAACTGAGCATAACTCCACACCGACACACCCTCTTGATCTTTAGGGTCGGTGGGTTGTGCCATAGTTCTCAAGAATTGTTTCGTGTTTGCTATTGCCATATCTGTAGACAAATTCATATCAGCATCAGACAAACCTTGAGAAATCCATTTTGGtaattgatttttctttctagCAAACCTTCTGTCAGCTAAGACCATTACACCATAATCATCTTTACCACGTAAAACTCTACCTAAACATTGAGCTGCGTGTCTCATGGCATCAAATGACAAGAAGTCATTTTCTCTTATTTGATAATTCTCACGTAAAAACTCTAACCTTGCCTTCAATATTCTAGATTCTGTGTATTGAAATGGGATACCAATCATAAGGACTGTTCTTCCATAATGATGGTCGAAATCGATACCTTCTGAAACTTTACCACGAGCAACAGACAAAAGAATTGCTCCCCTCCCATTAGAGCATGCTTTACGGTATGTTTCTAATGCCAATGCAGTTTCTTGTGCGTCTGGGGTTTCAACTAATAAAAGTTTGTATTTCCATACCTCGTCAAGAATACCCATTGTTTGCCACATCGTGATAATAGATTccatatataaatatgaGGGGAAAAACACAACCATCCCATCTGGAGTAATCTTAGCAAATTCTAATAACATAGAACCGTAGTTACGTACAATGGAAGGATCGTTTCTAATTTCGAATCTAGATGATATTGCAAC of Kluyveromyces marxianus DMKU3-1042 DNA, complete genome, chromosome 3 contains these proteins:
- the BRR2 gene encoding ATP-dependent RNA helicase BRR2, with translation MDEAEKERQRKIKEIYRYDGMSNQVLRVDRDLIENKTDIQHDAAISQPKSMSGKIDLKEMGSAVRNAELDEEERSAAEKEFQKRLNSSSQDNSLRSRPVIQKKSLLDDISQLNYLPTDDYNSDIYDQIVLICSQLLGDDIPHSILADAADLIIVTLKTDENVELENKRSKIEDALGVKIDDSTFNPLLKLTGSISDYGTDINGSAVNGDDVDEEGEEEDEKEKNTLLEEVEEEEEEEVESGEHNDSNDIISGNLQNDIMNNTETIDLEVVQADQEVVTINNVDEFFLQRKLRAHFKNLEETKVQEMTNSIYSALSMQKDNSDLEQNLLDILGSKEKGFAHFIISNKDTLYWGHILNTSDGNGINKALEDMENNNLSELVEAYNRGSKTKKRSLDEGEELSSKRTKIIMEDKKNFIDLENFELSQDIQNLSKIKIKLPENSFKRVKNGYEEIHVAPPEKVDDDFPLVKIESLPKWARTAFPSSETSSLNRIQSEVYPTAFQTDANILLCAPTGAGKTNVAMLTILRAMSHYYKEEKNTFDLKSFKVVYIAPLKALVQEQVREFQRRLHHFGINVAELTGDSNLSKQQIAETQVLVATPEKWDIITRKSTDTSFHKLVRLIIIDEVHLLHDERGPVIESIVARVLRDRSVDSPARLVALSATLPNYMDVAKFLKVPAEGMFYFDSSFRPCPLAQQFCGITEKSILKKKNAMNQACYDKVLEATKEGHQVIVFVHSRKDTARTARWLLQKLTEDDKLSEFCNQDKGSVEILKTESNNVSDTALAELLCSGLGIHHAGLSKDDRSLSEDLFADGLLKVLVSTATLAWGVNLPAHTVIIKGTEIYSPEKGDWTMLPPQDILQMLGRAGRPRYDVNGEGIIITNQSDVKYYLAVLNQQLPIESQMIKRVIDCLNAEVVLGNISTIEEATDWLKYSYLSTRMSQSPDVYNINGNSDSLKSDIVKFQHNIVYSALKLLQKHNLLRHNEINGNIEATELGKIASHFYISYSSIAMYNRELGKNSTLIDVLRIFAMSEEFKHMSVRSEEKPELEKLLDRCPIPIKEKATDPLAKSNILLQVYISKLKLEGFALNADMIYISQSAGRLFRALYEICLRKGWPRLTKMLLTICKCIENRMWPTNSPFRQFKKCPTDIIKRAEASGLPWIDILNIKTPHEAGEVLRAPQFGKVAFDLIQRFPKIEISCNMQPITNSLIQFELEIIPSWLWDFSVSGSLEPFLVLVEDTDGEEILYQDNIRVTKDNINSSIYLEFVIFLKKSMLPPNYFVSVISEKWLNCEYKIPIIFDTMKLPKQFPAPLLSNGTPLREVKDLQVDEFSNLYKFRFFNRIQSMVFDTLYHDTESTLICAPKDSGKTTMIELALLNHWRKGRGRALYICPSKDKVEELTKNWKKRFSHIAGGKIINCLSENLQQNVKTLAQSHLVLATPEEFNYISRRWPQRKNIKSIELAIFDDIHEIGNGIKGAIYEIVITRMVFISTQLEQQLRVVALGASLANAKDLGEWIGVKKANVFNFAARDRQIPLKVEIETSNSNENPSSNRKVLVDSIKTISSSPVSDITTTIFVADRNQCLSVSTELIKISTSAAIDLLRTDMDSISAYLNRLQGSHIAAFLQKGVGVLYEGMSSSDRRIIQKLHDYNVLSLLVCSRQCCAEAPVSNNIVIATTNYFEGKENRYIDYSINSILDMVGALKEPSDGSPSHVKLVTTSQRKDFYKKFLLEGLPIESFVPFQIVELLSSEIANETLETKQDCIDLLTYTYLYRRIHANPSFYGVKEVNSEGISLYLTELVEEAVNLMSESDLLTINEVNEKADDVEEKIYPTNACIISGYHNVYYESMCQFSKSASGSLRLRDLLELLASSFEFQSLPIRANDIPTLKKLYELAPLKLSSELDTRSTKTKVFILLQAYFSGLRLPPDLSYDTTNILKVAPALASAMVDVLSANGLLNATVAMDLSQMIVQGVWDTDSPLKQIPFFNEEILQKCKEFGVQTVYDVMSLEDEERENILTLPEPELNKVAEFVNNYPNIEINCDFDNTNPLKPSESRILAVTVTRDEDPETLDVVSKSLPYKKPESWWLFVGDKKTSHIYSIKKVTLGKISQKFELEIELEEVGSYELTLWCVCDSYLDVDKELSFNVTVST